The Sphingobacteriales bacterium genome includes a window with the following:
- a CDS encoding 30S ribosomal protein S21: MITVQVSDNESIDKALKRFKKKLEKSGVLKEYRNRRFFTKKSIERRNEIGRAAFRQRLASMENK; encoded by the coding sequence ATGATAACAGTACAGGTTAGTGACAATGAATCAATTGATAAGGCATTAAAACGTTTTAAAAAGAAACTTGAAAAAAGTGGGGTTTTAAAGGAATACAGAAACCGCAGGTTTTTTACAAAAAAGTCAATTGAAAGAAGAAACGAAATCGGCAGAGCTGCATTCCGTCAGCGTCTTGCCAGCATGGAAAACAAATAG
- a CDS encoding tyrosine recombinase: MIREFLHWLKYEKRFSEHTVNSYKSDLEQFEDFLKNIDKDLKLETATTPAIKSWIVNLMENGYHPSSAGRKLVALNTYFKYLIRENIREDNPASGVRTPKKPTRLVKYLEENEILKVLESCTYEESFEGLRDNLILELLYGTGIRLSELINLKMNDFDKSSGTIKVLGKRNKERIIPVNSTLRKKMEEYFLLRKSEISTDQPFLLLTAKGKKLYPMMVYRTVKKYVEQIVERTTISPHVLRHSFATHLLNRGADINAIKELLGHANLAATQIYTHQSIEKLKKVHKQSHPRG, from the coding sequence ATGATCCGGGAATTTCTACATTGGTTAAAGTATGAAAAACGCTTTTCTGAACATACAGTAAATTCATATAAGTCTGATTTAGAGCAATTTGAGGATTTTTTAAAAAACATTGACAAAGACCTGAAATTGGAAACTGCAACTACTCCGGCTATTAAATCATGGATTGTTAACTTAATGGAGAACGGCTATCATCCATCCTCAGCAGGCAGAAAACTGGTGGCTCTTAACACTTATTTCAAGTATCTCATACGGGAAAATATACGTGAAGACAATCCGGCCAGCGGAGTAAGAACTCCTAAAAAACCCACCAGGCTTGTCAAGTATCTGGAAGAAAATGAAATTTTAAAAGTCCTTGAAAGCTGTACGTATGAAGAAAGTTTTGAAGGTTTACGCGACAATTTAATACTTGAATTACTGTATGGGACAGGCATTCGCCTTTCGGAGCTTATCAATCTGAAAATGAATGATTTTGATAAGTCCAGCGGGACGATTAAGGTGTTGGGGAAAAGGAACAAGGAAAGGATCATTCCGGTCAATTCCACTTTGAGGAAAAAGATGGAGGAATATTTTCTGCTCAGAAAATCAGAGATTTCGACAGATCAGCCGTTTTTGTTATTGACAGCCAAAGGGAAAAAACTATATCCCATGATGGTTTACCGGACGGTAAAAAAATATGTTGAGCAGATAGTGGAACGAACGACAATCAGTCCGCATGTATTAAGGCACAGCTTTGCAACTCATCTGTTGAACAGAGGTGCCGATATCAATGCAATAAAGGAACTTTTAGGTCATGCCAACCTTGCTGCAACGCAGATTTACACGCATCAAAGCATAGAAAAATTAAAAAAAGTACATAAACAAAGTCATCCAAGAGGTTAA